The following are encoded together in the Nocardioides thalensis genome:
- the mtrB gene encoding MtrAB system histidine kinase MtrB, translated as MGGAAWVRQVLTFWRRSIQARVVVSTVLLSALVVSAVGWLLLQQTRDGLVRHRVDVVLSEVDAEMEFIEGRLAGVSGTEVDVSKQKRDLVDPLIDAGESRGYSVVLAGPEGSDRPLDEGGGRYTSGLDLSSVPDDLEEHFDDVNQPTAWSYTRIVRTLRDGSTSSDPGVIVGSQIQLPADGETYTLYFLFPLTEEEETLGLVTRALLTAAGLLIALVGGITWLVTRQVVTPIRMARRVAERLAAGRLQERLRVAGEDDLARLALSFNQMATNLQRQIRQLEELSWVQRRFVSDVSHELRTPLTTVRMAGDVLHDARSDFDPTTARATELLQAELDRFEALLVDLLEISRFDAGAAVLDLEDINLVDVARREVEAARPLADQRGIRVVVEEPDEPVRAEVDVRRVTRIIRNLVTNAIDHAHADSEEPVVVRLAADEQAAAITVRDFGVGLAPGEAAMVFNRFWRSDPARARTSGGTGLGLAISLEDANLHGGWLQAWGRPGRGAQFRLTLPRHAGAPLRHSPLDLAPELDSVADDSALEVEVDVAATDEVDQVGEVGEVDQVEQADEVGGIDATRGKP; from the coding sequence GTGGGTGGCGCGGCTTGGGTGCGACAGGTGCTGACGTTCTGGCGCCGCTCGATCCAGGCGCGGGTCGTGGTGAGCACCGTGCTGCTCTCCGCGCTCGTCGTCAGTGCGGTCGGCTGGCTGCTGCTCCAGCAGACCCGCGACGGCCTGGTGCGGCACCGGGTCGACGTCGTGCTGAGCGAGGTCGACGCCGAGATGGAGTTCATCGAGGGACGCCTCGCCGGCGTCTCCGGCACCGAGGTCGACGTCAGCAAGCAGAAGCGCGACCTGGTCGACCCGCTGATCGACGCAGGGGAGAGCCGCGGCTACAGCGTGGTCCTCGCCGGCCCGGAGGGCTCCGACAGGCCCCTCGACGAGGGCGGCGGCCGCTACACCAGCGGCCTCGACCTCTCCAGCGTCCCCGACGACCTCGAGGAGCACTTCGACGACGTCAACCAGCCGACGGCGTGGAGCTACACCCGGATCGTGCGGACGCTGCGCGACGGCAGCACCTCCTCCGACCCCGGCGTCATCGTCGGGTCGCAGATCCAGCTCCCGGCCGACGGGGAGACCTACACGCTCTACTTCCTCTTCCCGCTCACCGAGGAGGAGGAGACCCTCGGACTGGTCACCCGGGCCCTGCTGACCGCGGCCGGGTTGCTGATCGCGCTCGTCGGCGGCATCACCTGGCTCGTGACCCGCCAGGTCGTCACCCCGATCCGGATGGCGCGCCGGGTCGCCGAGCGGCTGGCGGCCGGCCGGCTCCAGGAGCGGCTGCGGGTCGCCGGCGAGGACGACCTCGCGCGGCTCGCGCTGTCGTTCAACCAGATGGCGACCAACCTCCAACGGCAGATCCGCCAGCTCGAGGAGCTGAGCTGGGTGCAGCGCCGGTTCGTGTCCGACGTCTCCCACGAGCTGCGCACGCCGCTGACCACCGTGCGGATGGCCGGCGACGTCCTCCACGACGCCCGCAGCGACTTCGACCCGACGACCGCGCGCGCCACCGAGCTCCTCCAGGCCGAGCTCGACCGCTTCGAGGCGCTGCTCGTCGACCTGCTGGAGATCAGCCGGTTCGACGCCGGCGCCGCCGTGCTCGACCTCGAGGACATCAACCTCGTCGACGTCGCCCGGCGGGAGGTCGAGGCCGCGCGCCCGCTGGCCGACCAGCGCGGGATCCGGGTCGTGGTCGAGGAGCCCGACGAGCCGGTGCGCGCCGAGGTCGACGTACGCCGCGTCACCCGCATCATCCGCAACCTGGTGACCAACGCGATCGACCACGCCCATGCCGACTCCGAGGAGCCCGTGGTCGTGCGGCTGGCGGCCGACGAGCAGGCGGCGGCGATCACCGTCCGCGACTTCGGCGTCGGCCTGGCGCCGGGCGAGGCGGCCATGGTGTTCAACCGCTTCTGGCGCTCCGACCCCGCGCGGGCGCGCACCAGCGGCGGCACCGGGCTCGGCCTCGCGATCTCGCTGGAGGACGCCAACCTGCACGGCGGGTGGCTCCAGGCGTGGGGCCGCCCCGGCCGCGGCGCGCAGTTCCGGCTCACCCTGCCGCGCCATGCGGGCGCACCGCTCCGGCACAGCCCGCTCGACCTCGCACCCGAGCTCGACAGCGTCGCCGACGACTCGGCGCTCGAGGTCGAGGTCGACGTGGCGGCCACCGACGAGGTCGACCAGGTCGGCGAGGTCGGCGAGGTCGACCAGGTGGAACAGGCCGACGAGGTCGGCGGGATCGACGCGACCCGGGGGAAACCATGA
- the ahcY gene encoding adenosylhomocysteinase, with protein sequence MDYKVADLSLAEFGRKELSLAEHEMPGLMEMRRRYAADQPLKGARIAGSLHMTIQTGVLIETLTALGADVRWATCNIFSTQDHAAAAVVVGPNGTVDNPQGTPVFAWKGETLAEYWDEAEKVFDFTDADGNKVGPNMLLDDGGDITLLVHKGVEFEKAGAVPGQDSTDNEEFKEVLRVLDRSLKADPQRWTNIANGIKGVTEETTTGVLRLYDRFKEGSLLFPAINVNDSVTKSKFDNKYGCRHSLIDGINRGTDVMIAGKTAVVCGYGDVGKGSAESLRGQGAKVVITEIDPICALQAAMDGYEVKRLESVVDHADIFITTTGNFDIIRVEHFERMKNQAIVGNIGHFDNEIDMAGLAKIPGIVKDEIKPQVHQWIFPDGKKVIVLSEGRLLNLGNATGHPSFVMSNSFTNQVLAQVELFTKTEDYPIGVYVLPKQLDEEVARLHLDALGVELTELKPEQAAYLGVPVEGPYKSDHYRY encoded by the coding sequence ATGGACTACAAGGTTGCTGACCTGAGCCTGGCCGAATTCGGGCGCAAGGAGCTGTCCCTCGCCGAGCACGAGATGCCCGGCCTGATGGAGATGCGCCGGCGCTACGCCGCGGACCAGCCGCTCAAGGGGGCCCGGATCGCGGGCTCGCTGCACATGACGATCCAGACCGGCGTACTGATCGAGACGCTGACCGCGCTCGGCGCCGACGTCCGCTGGGCCACCTGCAACATCTTCTCGACGCAGGACCACGCCGCCGCCGCGGTCGTCGTCGGCCCGAACGGCACCGTCGACAACCCGCAGGGCACCCCCGTCTTCGCCTGGAAGGGCGAGACGCTCGCGGAGTACTGGGACGAGGCCGAGAAGGTCTTCGACTTCACCGACGCCGACGGCAACAAGGTCGGCCCCAACATGCTGCTCGACGACGGCGGCGACATCACGCTGCTCGTGCACAAGGGCGTGGAGTTCGAGAAGGCCGGCGCCGTGCCGGGCCAGGACTCCACCGACAACGAGGAGTTCAAGGAGGTCCTGCGGGTCCTCGACCGCTCCCTCAAGGCCGACCCGCAGCGGTGGACCAACATCGCCAACGGCATCAAGGGCGTCACCGAGGAGACCACCACCGGCGTGCTCCGCCTCTACGACCGCTTCAAGGAGGGCTCGCTCCTCTTCCCGGCGATCAACGTCAACGACTCGGTCACCAAGTCGAAGTTCGACAACAAGTACGGCTGCCGCCACTCGCTCATCGACGGCATCAACCGCGGCACCGACGTGATGATCGCCGGCAAGACGGCGGTCGTCTGCGGCTACGGCGACGTGGGCAAGGGCTCTGCGGAGTCGCTGCGCGGCCAGGGCGCCAAGGTCGTCATCACCGAGATCGACCCGATCTGCGCACTGCAGGCGGCGATGGACGGCTACGAGGTCAAGCGCCTCGAGTCGGTCGTCGACCACGCCGACATCTTCATCACCACGACGGGCAACTTCGACATCATCCGGGTCGAGCACTTCGAGCGGATGAAGAACCAGGCCATCGTCGGCAACATCGGTCACTTCGACAACGAGATCGACATGGCCGGCCTGGCGAAGATCCCGGGCATCGTCAAGGACGAGATCAAGCCCCAGGTCCACCAGTGGATCTTCCCCGACGGCAAGAAGGTCATCGTGCTGTCCGAGGGGCGCCTGCTCAACCTCGGCAACGCGACCGGCCACCCGTCGTTCGTCATGTCGAACTCGTTCACCAACCAGGTGCTGGCCCAGGTCGAGCTCTTCACCAAGACCGAGGACTACCCGATCGGCGTCTACGTGCTGCCCAAGCAGCTCGACGAGGAGGTCGCCCGGCTCCACCTCGACGCGCTCGGCGTCGAGCTCACCGAGCTCAAGCCGGAGCAGGCCGCCTACCTCGGCGTCCCGGTCGAGGGTCCCTACAAGAGCGACCACTACCGGTACTGA
- a CDS encoding DUF808 family protein, which yields MSAGLFGLLDDVAAIAKLAAASVDDVGAAAGRATTKAAGVVIDDTAVTPQYVHGLAAERELPIVKRIAIGSIRNKLLIILPAALLLSEFLPDLLPVILMIGGTFLAYEGAHKVWAMVAGHHDHDQPVAEISPEAEKEMIGGAIRTDLILSAEIMVIALAEVKDESFWSRLAILVVVAIAITIAVYGVVALIVKMDDAGLALTQRASSFAQRVGRALVAAMPKLLAVISFVGTIAMLWVGGHILLVNIADNHGSGLDLWNAPYDWVHHLEDDVHHALDVPVLGATAAWLTNTLISAIIGLGVGAIVVLVIELLPFGKKEHHDPLEPQDVPAPDQPGGAGDAGGRTSG from the coding sequence GTGAGCGCTGGCCTCTTCGGCCTGCTCGACGACGTCGCCGCGATCGCGAAGCTCGCCGCCGCATCCGTCGACGACGTGGGGGCCGCCGCCGGGCGCGCGACGACGAAGGCAGCGGGCGTCGTCATCGACGACACGGCCGTCACGCCGCAGTACGTCCACGGCCTCGCGGCCGAGCGCGAGCTGCCGATCGTCAAGCGGATCGCGATCGGCTCGATCCGCAACAAGCTGCTGATCATCCTTCCGGCGGCGCTGCTGCTCAGCGAGTTCCTGCCCGACCTGCTGCCGGTCATCCTGATGATCGGCGGCACGTTCCTCGCCTACGAGGGCGCCCACAAGGTGTGGGCCATGGTCGCCGGGCACCACGACCACGACCAGCCCGTCGCGGAGATCAGCCCCGAGGCCGAGAAGGAGATGATCGGCGGGGCGATCCGCACCGACCTGATCCTGTCCGCGGAGATCATGGTGATCGCGCTCGCGGAGGTGAAGGACGAGTCCTTCTGGTCGCGGCTCGCGATCCTCGTCGTCGTCGCGATCGCCATCACCATCGCGGTGTACGGCGTCGTGGCGCTCATCGTGAAGATGGACGACGCCGGCCTCGCGCTCACGCAGCGGGCCTCCTCGTTCGCGCAGCGCGTCGGCCGCGCCCTCGTCGCCGCGATGCCCAAGCTGCTCGCGGTGATCTCGTTCGTCGGCACCATCGCCATGCTCTGGGTGGGCGGCCACATCCTGCTGGTCAACATCGCCGACAACCACGGATCCGGCCTCGACCTGTGGAACGCGCCGTACGACTGGGTGCACCACCTCGAGGACGACGTCCACCACGCGCTCGACGTCCCCGTCCTGGGCGCGACCGCCGCGTGGCTGACCAACACCCTGATCTCCGCGATCATCGGGCTCGGGGTCGGCGCGATCGTGGTGCTGGTGATCGAGCTCCTCCCGTTCGGGAAGAAGGAGCACCACGACCCGCTCGAGCCGCAGGACGTCCCGGCGCCGGATCAGCCCGGCGGCGCCGGAGACGCCGGCGGCCGAACTTCCGGTTGA
- the mtrA gene encoding MtrAB system response regulator MtrA, with translation MSTPAPHASYPTKGRVLVVDDDAPLAEMLTIVLRQDGFDSRVCPRGDEALAAFRDYRPDVVLLDLMLPGKDGIDVCKEIRAESGVPIVMLTAKGDTVDVVVGLESGADDYVVKPFKPKELVARIRARVRRADATVPETITIKDLSIDVAGHSVTRDGEEIALTPLEFDLLLALARKPWQVFTRQVLLEEVWGYQHAADTRLVNVHVQRLRSKVEHDPEHPEIVLTVRGVGYRAGGSSTPGSP, from the coding sequence GTGAGCACCCCGGCCCCGCATGCGTCGTACCCCACGAAGGGGCGCGTCCTGGTCGTCGACGACGACGCTCCGCTGGCCGAGATGCTCACGATCGTGCTCCGGCAAGACGGCTTCGACAGCCGGGTCTGCCCGCGCGGTGACGAGGCACTCGCGGCGTTCCGCGACTACCGGCCCGACGTGGTGCTGCTCGACCTGATGCTGCCGGGCAAGGACGGCATCGACGTCTGCAAGGAGATCCGCGCCGAGTCGGGCGTTCCGATCGTCATGCTCACCGCCAAGGGTGACACCGTCGACGTCGTGGTCGGCCTCGAGTCCGGCGCCGACGACTACGTCGTGAAGCCGTTCAAGCCCAAGGAGCTCGTGGCGCGGATCCGCGCCCGCGTACGCCGCGCCGACGCCACCGTGCCGGAGACGATCACGATCAAGGATCTCTCGATCGACGTCGCCGGCCACTCGGTCACCCGCGACGGCGAGGAGATCGCGCTGACGCCGCTGGAGTTCGACCTGCTCCTCGCCCTCGCGCGCAAGCCCTGGCAGGTGTTCACCCGCCAGGTGCTGCTCGAGGAGGTCTGGGGCTACCAGCACGCGGCCGACACGCGGCTGGTCAACGTGCACGTGCAGCGGCTGCGCTCCAAGGTCGAGCACGACCCCGAGCACCCGGAGATCGTGTTGACGGTGCGCGGCGTCGGCTACCGCGCCGGCGGCAGCAGCACCCCCGGCAGTCCGTAG